Proteins encoded by one window of Torulaspora delbrueckii CBS 1146 chromosome 2, complete genome:
- the TDEL0B05810 gene encoding uncharacterized protein — translation MRNSRKPGHDYGNSSLLKALYNQYERWSAKIIKHPRVNIVLPLLIVILLSYNSILHFRSSSPTNVYIGRGQLINEGAQPGGFKIDRQLTMIQVWVESINEDNNILGKKSLLECLAFQNKITKGIPEGTAVNSPFEIWDQSLETLQRDRSPLHTINANKVDMPRYSFFKTWKVNGYITSAAGFIISVLAETKEFSKVQRVLSDNIEILNTISNVTSFHILASDGASKIRGESELAETFSFSFITLSKTCNLLLLLLHVLLIFYIIGSIRRHRFSIKSITGITIAMLTQIVLAITSSLTVTNLIFKVSYDNVPIRLFTWPITIILSSLQLRAIAAVSQSTTVDDDHIVDEPAAEFEHSTQEDNGFNGCFNVCLSRSHFQSMKGSVVFSLAVLFLFPFSRRMTHFMLLSLWIGHFLQFTFFSAVLSLDFRRLDGTDLVENFESDIRLDDEVIDISKRKSNIFVILTSSRVTSLVSVLYLILCNQRYSSVRPSSSILFKLFTYGWRRVFEFRRPFSRAIFDQNFVAEYAFGSTTGSDSLGCRTVTLSMESPLLTLKSKNKTLSREAIQSSYKSLFITPSSTSSYKIDLYYALQFLVFIILALSCTLLLLQKLMERLDIAKTVNLFDGGSNAKHGISRNSNVKNKEDSVGDPHLKDQVQVTTTDHFHMKELYRGGHSLDIMMIATSKAPFVVSVGLDHCVSVWSPLVNPIPNPTKIALPRKFWPLSKVVLSNDGSYIAFFGENGFITTWSRRHMKFIWELKLKQSSYSEENVARPLEALFRKITVPAFRSKHLQSLAKKAEASGRRASVASSEFVPIVTGGLDATYEKVEQMPIDDDDKNELVFVTPAGLIYSVRDDGNIKVEELTSSTHGFKSCKLLSSPRVNDRLVVCDEIGDLYIATVVNNKWRTRKLEVNYSRILKPAPSSCEFKTMQDDTDFALTSASTDHTIELVSFVGLIVRVIGKTADLLDAQTGTVIRSFAIDRFKPNSLRVFHDSPVHCKFCGSASVASFSIAYSNEECERVTMHTYKLESKTKTSICLRVERDLREIRCLGMESAIDTVHYIYDVEDWCVTDNNLLIGIRKIPQQIGSTKIGSSSISVNPNNEEAGSIMSRRKENKPVRDESSAYLVHNIWEGWTMSATGKFSLHKIPVGVNGLVSDRLGPLAKFGAKAVIVGFANVMDMFYIGHEDLIFSTETGDASKEETGLRFVNKRRDRFSHRKLPINYNSL, via the coding sequence ATGCGAAATTCTAGGAAGCCCGGGCATGATTACGGAAATTCAAGCCTTTTGAAGGCGTTATACAATCAATACGAAAGATGGAGTGCCAAAATTATTAAACACCCCAGGGTTAACATCGTTTTACCTCTATTAATAGTAATACTATTGTCTTATAACTCAATTTTGCACTTTCGAAGCTCATCGCCTACAAATGTTTATATTGGCAGAGGACAGCTAATTAATGAAGGAGCGCAACCTGgtggtttcaaaattgatcgTCAATTGACAATGATACAGGTTTGGGTAGAGTCTATAAATGAAGACAACAATATACTTGGGAAAAAATCGTTATTAGAATGCCTGGCGTTCCAAAACAAGATTACAAAAGGGATCCCAGAAGGAACAGCAGTGAACTCTCCATTTGAGATCTGGGATCAATCTCTAGAAACTCTACAAAGAGATCGTTCTCCATTGCATACCATCAACGCCAACAAAGTTGACATGCCACGttactctttcttcaagacatGGAAAGTAAATGGTTATATCACTTCCGCGGCAGGTTTCATCATTTCTGTGCTTGCTGAGACTAAGgaattttcaaaggttcAGCGGGTGTTGTCTGATAACattgagattttgaacaCCATTTCGAATGTTACTTCGTTCCACATATTGGCTTCCGATGGGGCTTCAAAGATAAGAGGTGAAAGTGAACTCGCTGAGACGTTTAGCTTTTCATTCATAACACTCAGTAAGACGTGCAACTTACTATTACTACTTCTGCACGTTTTGCTGATATTTTACATCATCGGATCGATTAGAAGGCACAGATTCTCAATAAAATCCATCACTGGAATTACTATTGCTATGCTGACTCAAATTGTCCTTGCAATTACTTCCTCATTAACAGTCACCAATCTtattttcaaagtttcataTGATAACGTTCCCATCCGCCTCTTTACCTGGCCAATTACTATAATTTTATCGAGTTTGCAATTGCGTGCGATAGCTGCAGTATCACAGTCTACAACAGTTGACGACGACCACATCGTCGATGAGCCTGCAGCAGAGTTTGAGCACTCGACGCAGGAAGACAATGGTTTCAACGGATGCTTCAATGTTTGCCTATCGAGGTCACATTTCCAATCGATGAAGGGATCCGTCGTTTTCTCGCTAGCCGtgctctttctctttccGTTCAGCAGAAGGATGACCCATTTCATGCTGCTTTCCTTATGGATAGGTCATTTCTTGCAGTTCACTTTCTTTTCAGCCGTATTGAGCCTCGACTTCAGAAGATTGGATGGAACTGATTTAGTCGAAAACTTCGAAAGTGACATACGGCTGGATGACGAGGTTATAGATATTTCCAAAAGGAAAAGCAACATCTTTGTCATACTTACATCTAGCAGAGTAACTAGCCTGGTTTCGGTATTGTATCTGATTCTTTGTAATCAGCGTTATTCATCAGTACgaccttcatcatccataCTTTTCAAACTATTCACCTATGGATGGCGTCGAGTATTCGAATTCAGAAGACCATTTTCGAGGGCCATCTTCGATCAAAATTTCGTCGCTGAATATGCTTTTGGTTCGACCACCGGATCAGATTCTCTGGGATGTAGAACCGTCACACTTTCCATGGAAAGTCCATTACTGACTCTCAAAAGCAAAAATAAGACTTTATCAAGAGAGGCAATTCAATCCTCCTACAAAAGCCTTTTTATTACACCATCATCCACATCATCGTACAAAATTGATCTCTATTATGCCCTCCAGTTCCTcgttttcatcatccttgCCCTTTCATGTACACTGCTGCTACTTCAAAAGCTGATGGAGCGGCTCGATATTGCCAAAACTGTCAATTTATTTGATGGCGGCTCAAACGCAAAGCATGGGATCTCACGTAACTCCAATGTAAAGAATAAGGAGGATTCAGTGGGCGACCCTCATCTAAAGGATCAGGTGCAAGTTACTACGACAGATCATTTCCATATGAAAGAGCTATACCGAGGCGGTCACAGCTTAGATATCATGATGATTGCTACTTCTAAAGCGCCTTTTGTGGTATCTGTGGGTTTGGATCATTGCGTATCCGTGTGGTCGCCTTTAGTTAATCCGATCCCCAATCCGACTAAGATTGCATTACCTCGCAAATTTTGGCCCCTATCCAAGGTCGTCTTGAGTAACGACGGCAGTTACATAGCCTTTTTTGGGGAGAATGGGTTCATCACTACTTGGTCCAGGAGACACATGAAGTTTATCTGGGAGCTGAAACTTAAACAGTCCTCCTATAGCGAAGAGAATGTCGCGCGTCCTTTGGAAGCCCTGTTCAGAAAAATTACTGTTCCAGCATTCAGAAGCAAACATCTACAATCTTTAGCGAAAAAGGCAGAAGCTAGCGGAAGGCGTGCAAGTGTCGCATCATCAGAATTTGTTCCCATTGTCACTGGGGGGCTGGATGCCACTTATGAAAAAGTTGAGCAAATGCCAAtagatgacgatgataAAAATGAGCTAGTATTTGTAACACCCGCAGGACTCATTTACAGTGTTCGTGACGACGGTAACATTAAAGTAGAGGAATTGACCTCTTCAACCCATGGATTTAAATCATGTAAACTTCTATCCTCGCCAAGAGTGAATGATCGGTTGGTTGTATGCGATGAAATTGGGGACTTGTATATCGCAACTGTGGTTAACAATAAATGgagaacaagaaagttGGAAGTAAACTACAGcagaattttgaaaccCGCTCCAAGCTCCTGTGAATTTAAGACAATGCAAGATGATACTGATTTTGCACTGACTTCGGCAAGCACTGACCATACAATAGAATTGGTCTCATTTGTTGGACTGATCGTTCGCGTCATTGGCAAGACAGCTGATTTGCTGGATGCTCAGACCGGTACCGTGATAAGATCTTTTGCGATAGATCGTTTCAAACCCAATTCTTTGAGGGTGTTTCATGACAGTCCAGTTCATTGTAAATTTTGTGGTAGTGCGTCAGTGGCCTCCTTTTCTATTGCTTACTCAAATGAGGAGTGTGAGCGCGTTACAATGCATACCTATAAGCTGGAAAGTAAGACAAAAACTAGTATCTGTCTCAGAGTTGAGCGTGATTTAAGGGAAATCCGTTGTTTGGGTATGGAGTCTGCTATAGACACCGTCCACTATATTTACGACGTTGAAGATTGGTGTGTTACAGATAACAACTTGTTAATTGGAATTCGTAAGATTCCACAGCAAATTGGATCAACCAAGATCGGCTCCTCATCTATATCTGTGAATCCAAACAATGAGGAAGCTGGCTCCATAATGAGCcgaagaaaagaaaataaGCCTGTTCGAGACGAATCTTCAGCATATCTTGTCCACAACATTTGGGAAGGGTGGACGATGTCTGCAACTGGCAAATTTTCGTTGCACAAGATTCCAGTGGGTGTGAACGGTCTGGTCTCAGACAGGCTTGGTCCATTGGCCAAATTTGGGGCCAAAGCAGTCATTGTTGGATTTGCAAACGTCATGGATATGTTCTACATCGGACATGAAGATCTGATCTTTAGCACTGAAACAGGTGATGCTTCCAAGGAGGAAACAGGCCTAAGATTTGTAAATAAACGAAGGGATAGGTTTTCTCACAGGAAATTACCTATTAACTATAACAGCTTGTGA
- the SAT4 gene encoding serine/threonine protein kinase SAT4 (similar to Saccharomyces cerevisiae SAT4 (YCR008W); ancestral locus Anc_1.423) has translation MLTSTDTNKPVAPGVSRKNTLSKVAKLFGAGSSSKSSVNVIADAHSNATDNSTTESLPSYKSKKNPATPSPPLIPAHPPAPSANPGKSLISPITSSSSSSVRSSISGVSLSSTSPTTANASSSKVRDGSNALPSNDSNVNIASHSSVTNLLPLNSSPALSGRFVVHEDGSHEHHLKNAKRQEKLTSMIKNMVGAQKIRGQAKSAVPDIMADTTKTITPQQRTDPPTLFAGLMKQMANMNENDGEKVPFSGASNGTEKRWYKNAAAYESVPSWTPALSNADSRCFSEKYGRCQEVLGKGAFGVVRICQKKNPTPNGNNKEMLFAVKEFKRKASEQPAKYSKRLASEFCISSSLRHTNIIMTFDLFQDAKGEYCEVMEYCAGGDLFTLIIAAGKLEYIEADCFFKQLIRGVVYMHEMGVCHRDLKPENLLLTSNGTLKIIDFGNSECFKMAWEKDIHLSGGVCGSSPYIAPEEYSQEEFDPRPVDIWACGVIYMAMRTGRQLWRIAQKDDEFFAKYLRGRKEKGGYEPIENLKRARCRNVIYSMLDPVPYRRISGKQILNSEWGREIRCCNDGHAIK, from the coding sequence ATGTTGACTAGCACTGACACTAACAAGCCTGTTGCACCTGGTGTATCGAGAAAGAACACTTTGTCGAAGGTGGCAAAACTATTTGGTGCAGGATCAAGCTCAAAGTCATCTGTAAACGTTATTGCCGATGCTCATTCCAACGCAACTGATAATTCAACTACAGAGTCTCTTCCGAGCTATAAATCGAAAAAGAATCCAGCAACTCCCTCACCACCACTGATACCTGCACATCCTCCCGCACCTAGTGCAAACCCTGgcaaatctttgatttccCCAATcacttcgtcatcttcttcttcggtACGGTCGTCGATCTCTGGTGTTTCACTGTCATCTACGTCCCCTACTACTGCAAAtgcatcttcttcaaaagtacGAGATGGTTCAAACGCTCTGCCTTCTAACGATTCCAATGTCAATATCGCCAGTCATAGTAGTGTTACGAACCTTTTGCCACTCAACTCATCCCCCGCTCTATCTGGCCGGTTTGTAGTGCATGAGGACGGTTCTCATGAGcatcatttgaagaacGCAAAGAGGCAAGAAAAACTGACTAGTATGATCAAGAATATGGTGGGAGCTCAAAAGATCAGAGGTCAAGCAAAATCAGCCGTCCCCGATATAATGGCAGATACTACAAAGACTATCACACCTCAGCAAAGAACAGACCCACCTACGTTATTTGCTGGTCTGATGAAGCAGATGGCTAATATGAACGAAAATGATGGTGAAAAAGTGCCTTTCAGTGGAGCTTCTAACGGTACAGAAAAAAGATGGTACAAGAATGCTGCAGCGTATGAATCTGTTCCATCGTGGACCCCAGCTTTAAGCAATGCAGATTCTCGTTGTTTCTCTGAAAAATACGGCAGGTGTCAAGAAGTACTTGGTAAAGGTGCATTTGGTGTCGTGAGAATTtgtcaaaagaagaacccTACACCAAATGGTAACAATAAGGAAATGCTATTTGCGgtcaaagagttcaaaaGAAAAGCTTCAGAACAACCTGCTAAGTACTCAAAGAGGTTGGCCTCCGAATTCTGCATCTCCTCCTCCCTACGTCATACAAACATTATCATGACCTTTGATCTGTTCCAGGATGCAAAGGGGGAGTATTGCGAAGTCATGGAATACTGTGCCGGTGGTGATCTATTCACGTTGATCATTGCCGCAGGCAAACTAGAATATATTGAAGCTGATTGTTTTTTCAAACAACTAATACGAGGTGTTGTTTACATGCATGAAATGGGTGTTTGTCACAGAGACTTAAAGCCAGAAAATTTACTGTTGACTTCCAACGGTACTTTAAAGATCATTGACTTCGGCAACAGTGAATGTTTCAAGATGGCATGGGAAAAGGATATTCATTTGAGTGGTGGAGTATGCGGCTCCAGTCCCTACATTGCTCCTGAAGAGTATAGTCAGGAAGAGTTCGATCCAAGGCCCGTAGATATTTGGGCATGTGGTGTAATTTATATGGCGATGAGAACCGGTCGTCAACTTTGGAGGATTGCTCAAAAGGATGACGAATTTTTCGCTAAATATCTGAGAGGTAGAAAGGAGAAAGGTGGCTATGAGCcgattgaaaatttgaaaaggGCGAGATGTAGAAATGTCATTTACTCTATGCTCGATCCCGTACCTTACAGACGAATTAGCGGGAAACAAATACTTAACAGTGAATGGGGTAGAGAGATCAGATGCTGTAACGATGGACATGCTATCAAATAG
- the CIT2 gene encoding citrate (Si)-synthase CIT2 (similar to Saccharomyces cerevisiae CIT2 (YCR005C) and CIT1 (YNR001C); ancestral locus Anc_1.422) — MSVLSTSTRNLLERNAFKYSSKNNSPIASLVATRPYSNAEKTLKERFAEIIPGKVDEIKQLKKEHGDTVIDQVKLNQAYGGMRGIKGLVWEGSVLDPEEGIRFRGRTIPDIQRELPKAANSDEPLPEALFWLLLTGEVPSEAQVKAFSADLASRSELPEYVISLLDNLPKDLHPMAQFSIAVTALESESKFAKAYAQGVAKKDYWNYTFEDSLDLLGKLPVIASKIYRNVFKDGKVSQVDPNADYGKNLAQLLGYQNKDFVELMRLYLTIHSDHEGGNVSAHTTHLVGSALSSPYLSLAAGLNGLAGPLHGRANQEVLEWLFKLREEVNGDYSKETIEKYLWDTLNSGRVVPGYGHAVLRKTDPRYTAQREFALKHFPDYELFKLVSTIYEVAPGVLTKQGKTKNPWPNVDSHSGVLLQYYGLTEASFYTVLFGVSRAFGVLPQLIIDRAVGASIERPKSFSTEKYIQLVKSINANK; from the coding sequence ATGTCTGTACTAAGCACATCGACAAGAAACCTATTGGAGAGAAACGCCTTcaaatattcttcaaagaataaCTCTCCTATTGCATCTTTGGTTGCTACTCGTCCTTACAGTAATGCCGAAAAGACTCTAAAAGAGAGATTTGCAGAAATCATTCCAGGTAAAGTTGATGAGATtaaacaattgaagaaagaacatGGCGACACTGTGATTGATCAAGTCAAATTAAACCAGGCTTATGGTGGTATGCGTGGTATCAAAGGGTTAGTTTGGGAAGGTTCTGTGTTGGATCCAGAAGAAGGTATCAGATTCAGAGGTCGTACCATCCCAGATATCCAAAGAGAACTACCAAAAGCTGCTAACAGTGATGAACCATTGCCAGAAGCTTTGTTTTGGTTGCTTTTGACTGGCGAAGTTCCTTCAGAGGCCCAAGTCAAAGCCTTCTCTGCTGATTTGGCTTCAAGATCAGAGCTTCCAGAGTACGTGATTTCGCTTTTGGATAACTTACCAAAGGATTTGCATCCAATGGCTCAATTCTCTATCGCTGTCACTGCTTTGGAGAGTGAATCCAAATTCGCAAAGGCTTACGCCCAGGGTGTTGCCAAGAAGGATTACTGGAATTACACTTTCGAagattctttggatctATTGGGTAAATTGCCTGTCATTGCATCCAAGATTTACCGTAACGTCTTCAAGGACGGTAAAGTCAGCCAGGTTGATCCAAATGCCGATTATGGTAAGAACTTGGCTCAACTATTGGGCTACCAAAACAAAGATTTTGTGGAGTTGATGAGATTGTATTTGACTATCCATTCGGATCACGAAGGTGGTAACGTCTCTGCTCACACTACTCATTTGGTTGGATCTGCTCTGTCTTCTCCTTATTTATCCCTTGCCGCTGGTTTGAACGGTTTGGCTGGTCCACTTCACGGCCGTGCTAACCAAGAAGTGTTGGAATGGTTGTTCAAATTGAGAGAAGAAGTTAACGGTGATTACTCTAAGGAAACTATCGAGAAATACTTGTGGGATACTTTGAACTCCGGTAGAGTGGTTCCAGGTTACGGTCACGCTGTTCTAAGAAAGACTGACCCACGTTACACTGCTCAAAGAGAATTCGCTCTAAAACATTTCCCAGATTACGAGCTATTCAAGCTAGTTTCTACCATATATGAAGTGGCACCAGGTGTATTGACAAAACAAGGTAAGACTAAGAACCCATGGCCAAATGTGGACTCTCATTCCGGTGTTCTATTGCAATACTACGGTTTGACCGAGGCTTCTTTCTACACAGTATTGTTCGGTGTCTCCAGAGCTTTTGGTGTATTGCCACAATTGATCATCGACAGAGCCGTTGGTGCTTCCATCGAAAGACCAAAATCTTTCTCCACTGAAAAATATATTCAACTGGTTAAGAGTATTAACGCTAACAAATAA
- the YCP4 gene encoding flavodoxin-like fold family protein (similar to Saccharomyces cerevisiae YCP4 (YCR004C); ancestral locus Anc_1.421) has translation MVKVAIITYSLYGHIDTLAKALQKGIETAGGKADLYRVEETLSDEILEELHAPEKSSDIPIMTPEKLVEYDAFLFGIPTRFGALPAQWSTFWDKTGAIWTEGTLHGKVAGLFVSTASYGGGQETTIKSALNYLSHHGIIYIPLGYKNAFAELANIDEVHGGSPWGSGTLAGSDGSRTASELELRTAQIQGKTFYELAKKFFTTPAEHKKKSPTKKAESSTRQVEKVEEKPSSTSKNCCSIM, from the coding sequence ATGGTCAAAGTTGCAATTATCACTTATTCCTTGTACGGTCATATCGACACTTTGGCAAAGGCTTTGCAAAAAGGTATTGAAACCGCAGGTGGCAAAGCTGACCTCTACAGGGTCGAGGAGACTTTGagcgatgaaattttggaagaattgcaTGCGCCTGAGAAGTCAAGTGATATCCCAATCATGACTcctgaaaaattggtcgAATATGATGCATTCTTGTTTGGTATCCCCACTAGATTTGGTGCTTTGCCTGCCCAATGGTCGACCTTTTGGGATAAGACTGGTGCCATTTGGACCGAGGGAACTTTACATGGTAAAGTTGCTGGTCTTTTCGTTAGCACTGCTTCTTACGGCGGCGGCCAAGAGACCACTATTAAGAGCGCATTGAATTACTTGAGCCATCACGGTATTATTTACATTCCCTTGGGTTACAAAAATGCCTTTGCAGAATTGGCAAACATCGACGAAGTGCATGGTGGTTCCCCTTGGGGTTCCGGAACTTTGGCAGGCTCTGATGGTTCAAGAACAGCATCCGAACTCGAACTGAGGACTGCCCAGATTCAAGGTAAAACTTTTTACGAACTCGCCAAGAAGTTCTTTACCACGCCAGCTGAGcataagaagaaatcgcCAACTAAAAAGGCTGAATCCTCAACTAgacaagttgaaaaagtcgAGGAAAAGCCATCTTCTACAAGCAAGAATTGCTGCTCTATCATGTGA
- the TDEL0B05850 gene encoding uncharacterized protein, whose protein sequence is MGPELKRHRANHCYRINIYAIAPTHPLGIKPSGNALLSAVSNEEEINRKLLGDLARFPEDLLVELLSYITDPQDLKNLGHCSRILYAYTYGEDHWRNLYLKEYERLEKLRKSSEIVPFGSQKWRGSWRKSVLALDNEALVQANSLIFSDLLYRPYQCSNIDYTSLFKRIIDYERRSSEMCLTLNTEFGVERFREGSLSLDDFQSKYINKPFILQAEAGSNRWPKWGFDELLNMFPEESFRQEAVQWNLSKYLEYAKNNRDESPLYLFDCKGDPMKKLSQEYEAPAIFKDDAFKLFQSGEVQCRPDHRWLIAGPGRSGSTFHKDPNHTSAWNAVLTGMKLWVMLPPDVQVPGVSTDKEEEEVTAPIGTSEWILSGFYNDAVKLAELGKCMITVTFPGECIYVPSGWWHSVINLTDCVAITENFVPEPLLVKVLSFLKDKPTQISGFHLKDLGRSVDAFLRNLQTEEASSDTVNHISSLKEFVQASKEHEFDNEDCGVKCESEVYVPVYEFFVELLKRSKHKEAAEMALEELKKLDQMKHSERVRDSDMWNELKKGSSESFSFSFDLE, encoded by the coding sequence ATGGGACCTGAACTCAAGAGACATCGGGCGAATCATTGTTATCGAATCAATATTTATGCGATTGCACCAACCCATCCACTGGGTATTAAGCCTTCTGGAAATGCACTTCTCTCAGCTGTTTCcaatgaggaagaaataaaCCGAAAACTATTGGGTGATCTGGCGCGCTTCCCCGAAGACTTACTGGTGGAGTTGTTGTCATATATCACAGATCCCCAGgacttgaaaaatctagGACACTGCTCTAGAATATTATACGCATACACTTATGGTGAGGACCACTGGAGAAATTTGTATCTAAAAGAATATGAGCgtcttgaaaaattgaggAAAAGTAGTGAAATAGTACCTTTTGGTAGCCAGAAATGGAGAGGTTCTTGGCGAAAATCAGTCCTAGCGTTAGATAATGAAGCTCTCGTTCAGGCAAATTCTCTGATCTTCTCCGATCTGTTGTACAGACCTTATCAGTGTTCTAATATCGATTACACGAGtttgttcaaaagaattATAGATTACGAAAGAAGATCTAGCGAGATGTGCCTTACATTAAATACAGAGTTCGGAGTTGAGCGTTTCCGTGAAGGATCTTTATCACTGGACGACTTCCAAAGCAAATATATCAATAAACCATTCATACTTCAAGCGGAAGCTGGTAGCAACAGATGGCCTAAATGGGGGTTTGATGAATTACTTAATATGTTCCCAGAGGAAAGCTTTCGACAGGAAGCTGTCCAGTGGAACCTATCAAAATACCTCGAGTACGCAAAAAATAATCGGGATGAATCACCTTtatatctctttgattgtAAGGGAGATCCAATGAAAAAGCTATCTCAGGAATACGAAGCGCCAGCGAtattcaaagatgatgCATTCAAATTATTTCAAAGCGGCGAGGTTCAGTGCCGCCCAGACCATCGATGGCTTATCGCTGGTCCAGGTCGTAGCGGATCAACTTTTCACAAAGATCCTAATCACACATCGGCTTGGAATGCGGTGCTGACTGGAATGAAGTTATGGGTGATGTTACCGCCCGATGTTCAAGTGCCAGGCGTAAGCACCgataaggaagaagaagaagtcaCTGCGCCTATTGGAACCTCAGAATGGATACTGTCCGGATTCTATAATGATGCGGTTAAATTGGCTGAGCTGGGAAAATGCATGATAACAGTTACTTTTCCTGGTGAATGCATTTATGTGCCCTCCGGCTGGTGGCATTCTGTAATAAATTTAACAGATTGTGTTGCCATAACAGAGAATTTTGTACCAGagcctcttcttgttaAAGTTTtgagtttcttgaaagacaAGCCAACGCAGATTTCCGGTTTTCACTTGAAGGATTTAGGAAGATCGGTAGATGCATTCCTGAGAAATCTGCAAACGGaagaagcttcttcagataCAGTCAATCATATATCaagcttgaaagaattcgTACAAGCTAGTAAAGAACATGAGTTCGACAATGAGGACTGTGGTGTGAAATGCGAGTCTGAAGTGTACGTTCCGGTCTACGAATTTTTTGTCGAACTCCTGAAGAGATCCAAGCATAAAGAAGCCGCCGAAATggctttggaagaactAAAAAAGTTAGATCAAATGAAGCATTCCGAGAGAGTGAGGGACTCAGATATGTGGAATGAACTAAAAAAAGGAAGCAGTGagtctttctctttcagTTTTGACCTTGAGTGA
- the MRPL32 gene encoding mitochondrial 54S ribosomal protein bL32m (similar to Saccharomyces cerevisiae MRPL32 (YCR003W); ancestral locus Anc_1.420) — MSFPVATRAYWSRSFFQAATLLPWTSPIGRSMDSLPRALPQKLAEKLEQRSKENKVEQDFFSNNGILLAVPKKKVSHQKKRQKLYGPGSKQLKMIHHLNKCPSCGHQKRANTLCMHCVDEVRRIWKSQTFNPPQEAPQERDMSDLDKRILYPGKKETEYETKLKDKESYVERRMRTLTVPDKK; from the coding sequence ATGTCTTTCCCAGTAGCTACGAGGGCATATTGGAGCCGAAGTTTCTTCCAGGCGGCAACGCTACTACCATGGACTTCACCTATTGGCCGATCGATGGATTCTTTGCCAAGAGCGCTACCACAGAAGTTGgcagagaaattggaacaaAGATCTAAAGAGAATAAAGTTGAGcaagatttcttctctaaCAATGGTATATTATTGGCAGTTCCTAAGAAAAAGGTTTcacatcaaaagaagagacaaaaaTTGTACGGGCCAGGGTCTAAACAGTTAAAGATGATTCAtcatttgaacaaatgtCCTTCCTGCGGTCATCAAAAGAGAGCTAACACTCTTTGTATGCATTgtgttgatgaagttcGTAGAATTTGGAAGAGCCAAACGTTTAACCCACCACAGGAAGCGCCACAGGAAAGAGACATGTCCGACTTGGACAAGAGAATCTTGTATCCAGGGAAAAAGGAAACTGAATATGAAacgaaattgaaggataaagaaAGCTACGTTGAACGTCGTATGAGAACTCTAACCGTGCCTGACAAGAAATGA